ttttctctggaaaaaaggcgcatgcgaggggacatgattacactttacacgtacattagaggacattatagacaaatagcaggggacctttatacccataaagagaatcaccgtaccagaggccacctctttagactagaagaaaagaactttcatttgaagcaacgtagggggttcttcacagtcaggacagtgaggttggggaatgcaccgccgggtgatgttgtgatggctgattcagttaatgcctttaagaatggattggatgattttttggacagacataatatcaaaggctattgtgatactaagctctatagttagtataggtatgggtatatagaatttatgtgaaagtagggaggggtgtgtttatggatgctgggttttcatttggaggggttgaacttgatggactttgtcttttttcaacccaatttaactatgtaactatgtaatagctTCATGGAGGTGCAGATAGAATAGGAAGATGGAGGACATCAAGGAGCTTTTGGGGATATGAGTGATTAGATGGAGGTTATGAATGAGAAGGGTATTAGATCTGGGCATGTTAGAGACATGAATAGAGGTGGGAAAAGGGGAAAGAGAAGAGATGGAACTAGGGAGAGCAAAGAGAGCTCTGGGGAGAGGGAGATGTTGTGAGACCAGGGGGAAATGTAGGGAAGTGAAAGGGAGGTATATCGAGGTGAGGGGGAGGTTTATAAAGTTTAGGCAGATGGACTGAGCCAGATAAGGGAGGAACCACAGATTTGTAGAGGCTGTCTCTTCAAGTTATTCTTGAAAGGGGGAAGCAATGTAAGGAGGTGGTGAAGAAGTAGAACCTATCCTTGATCCATGGTTATTTCAGCACAGAATAATCTATTTATAGATTAATCCAAATTTAGGTGGAGCCAGACTGGCATCACAAGAGGTGGTCAATGAGTTTAACCCTGAGTAGTGTGAATCCATTGATATATGCATATATCAACCTGCAAGGCATCATGGGCTCATTTCCACAGGTTGCCCTGCTGAACTACATATGGACAGTTTTATCTTCCTTTTGTGGACTGAGGAGCCATTGCTGTTGAACTATTCTAAATCCACAAGTTGGAGTGGTTTGGGGAATGCTGAAAGCTCTTAAGACCTTGAAAGAAATGTAATacaattatttcaataaaaaaagaaaactaaaagtcATCTTGATGGAGGACAGAATACATTTCCTAGAGATCTGTTTCCTGAAAAACGACTTCCTCTAGCAACAGCAGTATGTAATCCAATGAGTGGAAGGTCTCCCTGTAGCTGGAGTTCAAAGTAAGACCCTAATTTATAGAAGCAagaacaagtgaaaaaaattgctttaacAGAGCCGGTTGTTCATAATCATCAGTGCTCATTTAGGAATATTTAGGGGTCTTATTAGTCAGGCTGGAAGCCTTATTAGAACTAAAATCGTGTATCCGACAGGTCTGAAATATTCATTAACATGACTGATGAATGGGTAATATGTAGGGTGCTGCTTGATTATAATATTGGGAGCCTATAAATTGAATCTTTGACATGGGCCCATCAATGCCTTAAAGTGACCCTAAAATCTAAACCATCTTCATATCAAGAGTGTTAAACAAATTCTTACAATTTAGTTACTCATGTGGAGAAGAGAATGATGTTGGTGAATATATGTGTAAGGGCCCGAAAGCCTCAAActggagtagcggaccaaagaggaagctgaagtccagcacagttcgcggtacaataggataaggcaaaagaatggtcaaagtccaggcaaataggtcagttcaggcggcaagagttcaataatgataaacaggcaatgggtcaagatcaagaacaggaatcaatacacactaacacacccaggaacacacgaagtagaacctataattgggtgATGTTTGCAGACCTTtaggctccttaaataggcctccttttgCGCCAAAAGAtggacgtgatgacgtcactgtGCTGGCGTTATTACGCAGGCGTTCCGACGCTGGTGTCCATTCAGGCGCTGGCAGCCATTCTGACGCAGGCAAAAACGCGCTGGCGTCACAGTGCCGCGTCTGGGAAGAACCTCGTGAAAGtactgggcgctgccatcttgaatAACGGAGCAGCATCGGCGTGGATGCAGAAGGTAATTCTCCCTTACAATATGTTATTCAATGTGTGTACATATGGAATCTCTTGTGTACCCAGTTTTTGAATGTTATGTATGGTATGTTTCTCTCCCCATTAGGGGAAGATCCCAAGAGTCATCAGTCATTTAGTTAAGTCCCAGAATTTCCTCTGTGTAATCCTAACTATTCCTTTCAGAATAGCCTGCACGAAGCGTATTGCTTTGTTCATATGTGAAGTGAATGTATATCACATCTCTAGGGCATTCCTACTCTCTGTCTCTGTGTTTGTCTCTCTATATATAAGAAAGAGAGATAGAAAAAGATTTTCAGACAGAGAAAGGAAAAGAATCAGAATGAGGTAAGAAATGGCAAAATCTACGCTACATTCGAGATTAAAGGATTCCTCTACCCAAAAACAATTATTtccacaatgaaagaaaattattttaagtaacctttccatatacatttgttaaaaatttcAGTGGTagaaagctacagtatatgtaaatgtaattgcagctgaATTTTAGCTGTTTTAGTTCTGACTAACCTCACCATTTCTTATTCTTTTCATAATCATTTAAATCATAATGGTAAGTAGTATAGTGGCACAAGATTTTTTCTCgtgaaacttgaaaaaaatgagCCTCGAAGTTTTGagttatctatatatatttaaatatctaaaaactatgaggctggttttttttttcaaatttcctctgaaatatttttttttaacaattgaaGAAAACATGAAAGTAAAATGGAGACAGAAATGACTCTCAGTGCTATGAATagttttgaaaaattcaagtttttgccacaATACAAAAAAGAGTTCAATTTGAAAGATATTAATTCTAGTTTTTAGCAATTGGAAAAATTGTTAATGCCTGGCAAGCTTCCATAGAAGTTAATGGTAGGTGTAAATTCcacattcaagttattttctttttcaaatttatttaaagatttgaatttgtaaaaatgaatgttatCATGGTTCCTCACACATCAAGACATTCAAGTTTGTTAATAGCCATGACAGTTCAGTTTACATACACTCTAGCAGACTACTCACATCAGAAATGGTGAAAGTGCACATGGACCAGCTTGTGGGCACTCAACCTACATGTTTTAGTAGCAGAGTTTCTAGCTTTGTTACCTTTAGTGGGACTCATCCAGACTCTGCAAGCATATAAATGGAGATGTATTTACGGCTTTTATCTCTTTGCAGGTTGAGGATTCACTTGTACTGGTGTATATGGCACCTTATCACCTTCTACTTCTTTCCAGCCTCTTATGGAAATGATGTTAGATGTAATCTGAGTATATCAGAGGTCTCTGTGATACTAGAACCAGGAGATATTCTGATAGGGGTGCTGCTTCCATTTCATATTGATAAAATATTTCAGATAACAACATTTACCGAGACACCTCCAAAGGTCTCCTGTACACGGTAAGACTTgcccattttatttttgttgtgtatgaaggaaaacaaaacacaggataaatatacattcattgtcAATGTGTGTGCATTATTGTGTGACCACAATTATGGAGCCCAGGAGAGGATGGTGACATTTTTGTCTGGGGTGGTTACCAACAGGCGACTTTCTATAGGATAAACCATATAATGTATAGTAGTATAGGGAACTACACGTTTGTATTCAAAGGGTagtgaaaatatatttcagaTGAAGAACAGATGAAAAGTTTGAGAGGGAATAAGGCAATATCATAGAACTTGGGTTTAAAAACAAAGTAAGAAGGTAAGCTTATAGGACCATGGGCATATCCTACAAAAAAAGCCATACAAAGCAATATAAATACACTTCTGACTTGATGGAACCTGATCATCAAGCCCAGGAATAGGGGGAAGTGCAGGGAGCTCCATCTAGAATTATTATATTTCACAAAGTTAGGGCTTTATAACACCATCCAGTAaattagaaaaacaacaaaaatctgCCTGCCTGAGCTTCTTTATATGCATGCTCTTTTACTGATCAGAAAGCTTCCAGACAACTTTCTGAGCTGCTTTATGTATAAAGTAAACTGTCTTTCTGAGCACTGATGTCTGATGTCCAGAAATCAAAAAGTATCTTCTCAATGCAAAAGCTATAGAATTTTATGCTGTCTTACCATAAATCTTAAAAAGATTTATGGTGAGTACAATGTTCAAGTGTTGTAGCCAAGCCAAATGTTTCATTCAAGCCCATTATTTCCTctgtagtcattttttttgtaccCATCAACGGTGTTGGCCCCAATTCTAATTATGATATCTAGAAAACTAGAAAAATGTAATAGCATAAATTAGATCTTTTTACATGATCTTGagggtatttatttttacttaatttgTTGCTCGTGCTTCTATCTgttcatttttctttcatttctactAAATACATTCCATCACTCTTTCAAAGAAGAAATGTCCTCCCCCTTTTGTGAGTAAAAAAAGTTCTAGTTTTTTGCTCTCAGTTTCAGTGGTCATTTGTGAATCTTGACTGCATTTTCTAAGGTTTCTTCTAGAAACATATCAGCAGTTCCAAGCCATGAGGTTTGCACTGGATGAGATAAACAAAAGTCTGACCCTTCTTCCCAACATTACTCTTGGCTTCTATGTCTATGACTCATGTGCACATCTGAGGAAGGAACTGGAGGGAACACTGTGGATGTTGACGGGTATGAATAAGACAATACCCAATTATTGCTGCCAAAAATGGCCACGTTTGGCTGCTGTACTTGGACATTCAATATCTACTTATTCTATTCTAATGGCCCATATTCTGGGACTCTACAGATACCCCCAGGTAAGACTGTACCTTCATATTAACATAAGATACTAAATAGTACAGGGGCGGttaaatacacaaatttcacACTCCAAATACACAAATACTCCACTTCTGAATTAATGAATGAATCAATagaattgcaaatatatatatatgatatatgatatgatatatatgataagATTGAGATTTACAGCTTGTACCACTTAAGACTTAACAACACTACGACCATTTACTGCCGCAGAAGTGGAGATTTTGGCACAGAACACATTATTAGGTTTATAATATTTGTTAAGTTGCATGCAGTTTCAATTTAAAATGCACGAACATGAGCAATGATTTACTGTGTGAGAATTATGAGTGAAAGTTATGGAACTGTAGCTGGGGATTATGTAAAATGAGGTGCGGTGCCAACATATGTGCTCATAGTGCAATATAACCATTTATGGTCTAAATTGAACATGTTTTTTAATCTGTCTCTTTGCACCATGGACTCTCAGATCAGTCATTTTTCAACCAGCTCCTCACTGAGTGACCGGTCACAGTTCCATTCCTTCTTCAGAACAGTCCCCAGTGATGCTTTCCAATCACGTGGACTTGCCCACCTCCTGCTGTATTTTGGATGGACGTGGGTGGGTCTGATTGGCATGGGAAGTGATTATGGACAACAGGGAGTTTATCTTATCACACAAGaacttattaaagcacaagcttGTGTTGCCTTTACTGGTTTCATCCTGTCTAATCAGGAAGATAAGAATGTACCATATCTAACCAGAATCATAAAAGAGTCAACAGCCAGAGTGATAGTGGTGTTTGCCCCTGATGTCTATTTTGCTGCACTTTTGGATGAGCTACTGAAGCAGAACCTGACTGGGAAAATCTATGTGGCGAGTGAAGCCTGGTCCATCTCAGCAATGTTATCAGCTGAAAAATATTCTTCCATACTCACTGGCTCCATTGGGTTTGCATTTTCTAGCTCACCATTACCAGGTCTTAAAAGCTATCTTAACAAGGTTCGTCCCTCTAGCAAACCTGGAGAATCCATAACAAATTTGttttgggaaaacatgtttaaatgcaaattttttgaTCAAGGAAATCTCAATGAAACATGGAAAAATTCTACAAAGCTTTGCACAGGAAATGAAGATCTAGAAACTATTGAAAACAGCTACAATGATGTGTCTAATTTTAGAAgcgcatacagtatatatacttctGTTCAAGTCCTAGCACAATCTTTGCACAATCTCTTCTTGTGTTCACATGGTAAAGAATCACTTTCTGATGGAACTTGTGTGGATACTGAAAACATCAAGCCATGGCAGGTAAAAACCTATGCAAACAATGGTtgaagtaaatgtaaaaaatgtatagaaaGAACTCCAAACAAAGAAGAGCACAGGGAAATTTAACAAACTGAGTTTCTAAGGGCCTAATCATAGAGCACTTGCAGCGAGAACAGGTGTAAAGGAGTCCCGTACTCAACACCTACATTGGTGCAAGCGACAGAACTACTGTACACTCATTTTTGGGGTCACAATTTTCTGCAATTCAAGAAAATTGTgaccttaaatatatttaaattaggtTTTTGCAAATTTCAACACTTATTTGTTGCAAAAATCTTGGAAAATTTGAATGTATAATAATGGGAAATCTGATGATCTTTATATGTTATGATTATGTAAAAATTATGTAAGCTATTTTAACATTCAGTTTGAAAAATGAATGGAATATTGTCGTTTCGGAGGACATTTTGTCATGAAGAAACCAGACTGAGGTTTCATGATTCAAGGTTTTATGCAATGGCGCTTTTTCaaacatgaatttaaaaatgagTAAGTAGCCTAGGTTAAAGCAGATTCACcagaattagaattttaaaattttcaagttttttttcaaatctgaaaaaaaatttgaaaactttaaaatctTGAATGTGAGCttagttatgaaaaaaaaatttaaaactcgATATAATAGCTTAAAACAAATTGaacacagtaaaataattttcaaGGAGATCTtgattgaaaacttgaattgaaaaaaaagcttgTATGGAAATTATACTTCCACTGACTCGCCTATTTTTAGATGCcccattttttaatttgagatttttatgcttaaatctcaaatatttgaatttctggaattttaaattcacaaattttttgcaatttgaattaaaaaatgtaattctaatgtaGATAAATCTGTCTCGTTGTCTTTTCCTATATGTTTCTTAGTTgcaaatcatatacagtatacacagggGAAATGGTTTGCTCTGTACaatttgtgcatattttttcagTAAGTTTAAATCCCCCCATAATTCATTGCAATCTCTAAATCATTAAAATTATTACAAACTACATGAACGACAACTGTTCTATAAGTCAATGTCTATATGACTTCCTATTAGCATTAACAGCAAAATGGTCCAAATGAATATGTATAGATTTtgcataattattataatttttattggatGCATTAGTTATTATACTTTGTATTAATAAGCTGGAGTGACTTGAGCATAAGAATGCCAAACTTGTTGATTGCTACAGAATTATTGTCTCTACAGCTGACACATTATATTCAGAATGCCCAAGTAAAACTAAGCAATGGAAGAGAGGTCTCATTTGATAGCAATGGGGATCTACCAGCAGTGTATGATATAGTAAATTGGCAGATTGGTCCTGATGGAATCATGAAGCAGGTGAAGGTCGGGAGCTATGATACTGCAGCTTCTGATGGAAACATCTTCTCTATCAACATAAGTGCAGTGATGTGGGCTCCAGGAGATCATCAGGTATAAAATGCACTGCTAAGCCTTGCAGTTACAAATGCAGCCATCCACCATATCCAATtaagagaaaaacagaaatggTGGAGAAATACTGTAGATTGTTTGGCAAAGTAAATTCACATTCATAAAAAGCTcacataaagggccagattcaattcagtgagaaaaagttatctcatggtttatcaggtGACAATTCATGGACGAGTTTCAATTCGAGAAGAAAaaatttttctccaaattcagttccagctttttcccataaacttcaatagagttttcacatgataaacattgagataaatgtttctgaattgaattgcatctcaagttttctcactgaattgaatctggtccaaagCTTGTTATAATTCATGCAGAGTTAGATGGTGCAAGCTCATTCATAACTATTTGGCTGATTTATCAAGtttagttttgtttgttttttcacaaatcaagTAAAATGCGgccaaaaaaatgtgaatatactcgAGAATATACTTTGGAACCATCTAtagtcaggatttattaaagattACAACCACAAAAAAACGCCAGAAAAAAGTTAAAGCTTCCAAGGTTCAATAGGAGTCAATGGGTATTATCTTTAACAgttttaattaaatgttattttaccagtttattaaaagtttttttagcttcattgaaaatgaatggaacaatgtgattctcactggcgtgcgatttgtttttttttggtagagcacttatgtttttttcccgcaaCCTCGAAaatttgtaaattattattacCTCTATTAGGTTCCTTCTTCTGTCTGCAGTAAGAGTTGCCTACCAGGATTCAGGAGAGCAATTATAAGAGGCAAACCCATCTGCTGCTTTGAATGTGTCCCTTGCCCATTTGGAGAAATATCCAATAACACAGGTCAAatcactttatttattatcataaCTGGAAAAGGTAATGGTGTGCACTGTATATTGAActagttttcttgttttttttaaggttcGGATGATTGCTCCAAGTGCCCATGGAATGCGTGGCCTCATGTTAACAAAGACAGATGTATTCCCAAAGCCACCAAGTTTCTCTCCTTTGAAGAACCATTGGGTACAACTTTGACCATTGCAGCCATAACTTCCTCTCTGGTTCCACTTTCTGTCTTgggactgttttattgttataagaGCACTCCTATTGTAAGAGCAAACAATTATTCTCTAAGCTGCATACTCCTTGTTTCCTTattcttctgttttctttgtaCTTTGTCATTTATTGGTTACCCCCAGCAACTGAAATGCCTTCTACGACAGGTTACATTTGGCATGGTTTTCACACTTTGTGTTTCTTGTATCTTGGCCAAAACCATCATGGTTGTTTTGGCATTTATGGCCACCAAACCAGGCAGTAGCTTGAAGAAATGGACCAGCTCCAGGGTATCTTATATCATTGTCTCTGTATGCAACATTTTACAGCTTTGCTTGTGTATCTGTTGGTTGTCCCTCTCCCCACCCTTTCCAGAATATAACACAGACACCCAGCCTgagattatttttattgtatgtaaTGAAGGCTCTGCCACTGCTTTCTGGGTCATGCTGGGCTACCTTGGATTCTTGGCCACTATAAGCTTCATTGTTGCATTTCTGGCAAGGCATCTTCCTGAAAGTTTCAATGAGGCCAGATTTATCACATTTAGTATGCTGTCCTTCCTCACTGTCTGGATATCCTTTATTCCAGCCTCTCTCAGTGCACGTGGACAATATATTGTGGCAATGGAAGTGTTTGCTATTCTTTCTTCCAGCTGGGCACTGGTGGTCTGCATGTTTCTACCGAAATGCTTCATCATAGTTTTCAGACCCAACTTGAACTCTAGGGAGCACCTCATACGGAGAGCCAGGAATTATGACAGATAGTTAACTACCATAAACAGTGTAAGATGGAAGAATGTTGGTAGCTtcgttaaaggacatgtaaacccctatacaaaaatgtaatcagtaaacAGCCTCTTtcaaatctttagatacctgccactctggttgttaaaaggttaacagtaaggctgtagcatccccttaatcacttagaattccttctcctcctctaacccactctgccccatccctcaggaatttactttggctgttggttcatgagcatgctcatttcttctcaactcagattactaaacacaccctccagtttAACAGCCGATTAAGAGATATCATTACTGGTTCTATAGAAACTTTAGctctctgatcctattttttttcttctaaccaCCTCTCCTAAGCTCAGCtcaaccattacagtgctcaaccccagcagaactttttataaacctgcattctgcattgcatgaactttacagacTACATATCCTGTTTGTAGATggcaatgttactgatgatgtgagGGGGAAATGGCTgcctggtgaaagctgctatttgtttgaggaaaatgtgatggcgctggcaaagggagggggtatatgcaatACAAATGATATAGCTTGGGTGGGGATGATATTGCCAGCTTATATACATGGGAGGAAAAgccaattttcatgtttttttctgtttttttcatctgattttcatgattttcaggcacatcaaaaaatcataggCACTTCTCCAATTCACTTATATGTAAACTCATCgggtttgagatgctggattttcagattctaacatttccatcctcagagtttactaaattccaaaaacaaaaatcacgatctttttttgatttttccattcggagtttagtaaataaccccccaaatgtttataatcctatataataaagatgTTATaacttttgtaataaaatatatatttagatgttTTAATAGGAATATGTCTTTATAAAagctaataaaaaatgtataatgtctGTTCCTTTATAGAATAAGAGTTGATGATTTCATTATTGAACAAATAGCAAATCACcctgatgttttaattaaaattataataaataagtaattaaaaattatgataataattattagcagtaaaattaatattattgtaATGCTATGTAGAAGACATGATACTTCTAATCTATATTACCTTCAAATCGATAAATTCAGTCTTGGCTGTACCAGTCAAAACTCCCCGCAACTTCAGGAAGAGCACTCTTTCGCTCAGAGG
Above is a genomic segment from Xenopus laevis strain J_2021 chromosome 3L, Xenopus_laevis_v10.1, whole genome shotgun sequence containing:
- the LOC108710396 gene encoding extracellular calcium-sensing receptor translates to MTQSSTRTRRGRCDNSNVFRIEENKKSRWEDIEKLRIHLYWCIWHLITFYFFPASYGNDVRCNLSISEVSVILEPGDILIGVLLPFHIDKIFQITTFTETPPKVSCTRFLLETYQQFQAMRFALDEINKSLTLLPNITLGFYVYDSCAHLRKELEGTLWMLTGMNKTIPNYCCQKWPRLAAVLGHSISTYSILMAHILGLYRYPQISHFSTSSSLSDRSQFHSFFRTVPSDAFQSRGLAHLLLYFGWTWVGLIGMGSDYGQQGVYLITQELIKAQACVAFTGFILSNQEDKNVPYLTRIIKESTARVIVVFAPDVYFAALLDELLKQNLTGKIYVASEAWSISAMLSAEKYSSILTGSIGFAFSSSPLPGLKSYLNKVRPSSKPGESITNLFWENMFKCKFFDQGNLNETWKNSTKLCTGNEDLETIENSYNDVSNFRSAYSIYTSVQVLAQSLHNLFLCSHGKESLSDGTCVDTENIKPWQLTHYIQNAQVKLSNGREVSFDSNGDLPAVYDIVNWQIGPDGIMKQVKVGSYDTAASDGNIFSINISAVMWAPGDHQVPSSVCSKSCLPGFRRAIIRGKPICCFECVPCPFGEISNNTGSDDCSKCPWNAWPHVNKDRCIPKATKFLSFEEPLGTTLTIAAITSSLVPLSVLGLFYCYKSTPIVRANNYSLSCILLVSLFFCFLCTLSFIGYPQQLKCLLRQVTFGMVFTLCVSCILAKTIMVVLAFMATKPGSSLKKWTSSRVSYIIVSVCNILQLCLCICWLSLSPPFPEYNTDTQPEIIFIVCNEGSATAFWVMLGYLGFLATISFIVAFLARHLPESFNEARFITFSMLSFLTVWISFIPASLSARGQYIVAMEVFAILSSSWALVVCMFLPKCFIIVFRPNLNSREHLIRRARNYDR